In Terriglobus sp. TAA 43, a single window of DNA contains:
- a CDS encoding DUF3298 domain-containing protein: MRRNVWTALLLCSAIGCVTAHAASFDCTKAKRPVERAICSDPKLSAADSAMGISYRDDLSRLSSNSVGLLRVDQVQWLAYVQEVCRVNEPAITRANAVSCLKPLYDARIKQLRGAVGVRDGVAFLTRTQFLAEADVEGSNPNMPGGEHPGYGTLQATWPAADTDAEEWIAWSAAVEAHMLKTAGAGHVQELVNGTKRTLPKTWDDAMAAGADSQIKGVLRSVEHDRVTTVVTAFGMGHGAAHPYETSETLTWLLKEKRALRAEDVFGNSAWKRQLGEMAWTDLSARNKKEKFLYENIDGPQVKALQDVLSDVTNWTLEADGLHISYPDYTIAPRLFHPEDTVLSWTQLKPLLAKGFVTP, encoded by the coding sequence ATGCGGAGAAACGTCTGGACAGCGCTGCTCCTGTGCAGCGCAATCGGTTGTGTCACAGCACACGCAGCCAGCTTTGATTGCACAAAAGCAAAGCGCCCCGTGGAGCGCGCCATCTGCAGCGATCCCAAATTGAGTGCTGCAGATTCGGCAATGGGCATTTCCTATCGCGATGATCTTTCGCGCTTGTCTTCCAACAGTGTTGGCTTGCTGCGTGTGGATCAGGTGCAATGGCTTGCCTATGTGCAAGAAGTCTGTCGCGTAAATGAACCTGCGATAACGCGAGCTAACGCGGTTTCCTGTTTGAAGCCGTTGTATGACGCGCGCATAAAACAGTTGCGCGGTGCCGTGGGTGTGCGCGATGGTGTCGCATTTCTCACCCGCACCCAATTCCTTGCAGAAGCGGATGTGGAAGGCAGCAACCCGAACATGCCAGGAGGGGAACATCCCGGCTACGGTACGCTGCAAGCGACATGGCCCGCAGCAGACACGGACGCAGAAGAGTGGATTGCGTGGAGCGCTGCTGTCGAGGCTCACATGCTGAAGACGGCAGGCGCAGGTCACGTACAAGAACTGGTCAACGGGACAAAACGAACGTTGCCGAAGACATGGGATGACGCGATGGCCGCGGGCGCGGATTCGCAGATCAAAGGCGTATTGCGCAGCGTGGAACATGATCGCGTGACAACCGTTGTTACGGCCTTTGGTATGGGCCATGGCGCAGCGCATCCTTACGAAACTTCCGAGACTCTGACCTGGTTGTTAAAGGAAAAACGAGCGTTGCGCGCAGAGGATGTATTTGGCAACTCGGCATGGAAGCGTCAGCTGGGAGAAATGGCCTGGACTGATCTCAGTGCACGGAACAAGAAGGAGAAGTTTCTTTACGAGAACATTGATGGTCCTCAGGTGAAAGCGTTACAGGACGTGCTGAGCGATGTGACCAACTGGACGCTCGAAGCCGATGGCTTGCACATCAGCTATCCCGACTACACCATTGCGCCAAGACTGTTTCATCCTGAAGATACGGTGTTGTCGTGGACGCAGTTGAAGCCGCTGCTGGCAAAGGGATTCGTTACGCCTTAA
- a CDS encoding ATP-binding protein, protein MPLAIDTDDCANEPIRIPGSIQPHGFLLGLDEDQEHIVVASENAADSLRTPFKLILNASIELLFDRELLSAIRQQKCAVEPEGMVTYVGSFRVRDELYAVISHCVEGKRILEFERQDRLVSSEMMNSIITNFVGTLSKLETQQELCDAITAQVAQLTGYDRILLYSFDEEGHGTVLSEQNNGRLPSYLDLRFPAADIPRQARELYLQNTVRIIPDAYATPSLLRAVSEVAPHILDLSLAVLRSVSPVHIQYMKNMGTVSSMSISIVSEGRLWGLISGHHSERRSVPYLVRSACDMLSKLVGTQLTTFRTRARLNTLTGFHAVQRQLLTDIAAQYDYLDVLSTQMESLQQITAAAGVALSIDGKTHAAGTVPADADINRITHWLDRHAKNEIYVTRELSKDLPWAVDLADTASGLMAIRISDVRQRYIVWFRPQVVRTVTWAGEPGKPAGPEHLTPRKSFEKWREIFHGQSIVWTEAEIESAREFLAAITTISLRRAEEEAELSNARFEQLTHALPEKIFTADDSGRLIYVNGRWLEQGLGKQGVWYGEGRLEPEDQTRVERVWQNAVHTGEPFEEEVRIRSGEPRTLRWNMVRVVPFRRKSGERAGWIGSVIDLTERREREAALRMTEKLALTGRMTSVIAHEINNPLESITNLLFLVRHDLPQNAQSQQYLAQAEGELERISGITRQTLRWSRENSQGAEIFVAGVLFSEVLRLFRGKILNRNVTATVREGQDMSVFGIVGQIRQVIANLVSNAVDAARLGGNVWLEARSLNNGGVELIVGDDGVGMTEEQQRQLFEPFFSTKGDLGNGLGLYISEEIVERHGGAIRCTSAPGEGSVFCVSLPSAPAGATTNRASAEA, encoded by the coding sequence ATGCCGCTTGCAATTGACACGGATGATTGCGCCAATGAACCGATTCGCATTCCTGGCTCGATCCAGCCACACGGGTTTCTGCTGGGATTGGATGAAGATCAGGAACACATCGTGGTGGCAAGCGAGAATGCAGCGGATTCGCTACGCACGCCTTTCAAGCTGATTCTGAATGCTTCCATTGAACTGCTGTTCGACCGCGAATTGCTGAGTGCGATTCGTCAACAGAAGTGCGCCGTGGAACCGGAAGGCATGGTCACCTACGTTGGCTCGTTCCGTGTGCGCGATGAGCTGTATGCCGTGATCTCGCATTGCGTGGAAGGCAAACGCATCCTGGAGTTTGAGCGTCAGGATCGCCTGGTGAGTTCGGAGATGATGAACTCCATCATCACGAACTTTGTAGGAACGCTGTCCAAGCTGGAGACGCAGCAAGAGCTGTGCGATGCAATTACTGCGCAGGTGGCGCAGCTCACGGGCTACGACCGCATTCTCCTTTACAGCTTTGATGAAGAAGGCCACGGCACAGTGCTCTCGGAGCAGAACAATGGACGCCTGCCCAGTTACCTTGACCTTCGTTTTCCTGCTGCTGACATTCCGCGGCAGGCGCGTGAGCTTTACCTGCAGAACACCGTGCGTATCATCCCGGATGCTTACGCAACACCATCGCTCCTGCGCGCAGTGAGCGAAGTAGCGCCGCACATTCTTGACCTTTCGTTGGCTGTGCTGCGCTCGGTATCGCCAGTGCATATCCAATACATGAAGAACATGGGCACGGTATCTTCCATGTCCATTTCCATTGTGAGTGAAGGGCGGTTGTGGGGTCTTATCAGCGGACACCATTCCGAACGACGTTCCGTGCCCTATCTGGTTCGATCGGCCTGCGACATGCTTTCGAAGCTGGTTGGAACGCAGCTTACAACCTTCCGTACGAGGGCGCGGCTAAACACTCTGACGGGCTTTCATGCGGTGCAGCGACAACTACTGACTGACATTGCTGCGCAGTATGACTATCTGGATGTGCTTTCAACGCAGATGGAGTCGCTGCAACAGATCACTGCTGCTGCAGGCGTAGCGCTGTCAATTGATGGAAAGACTCATGCGGCTGGAACTGTTCCAGCAGACGCGGACATCAATCGCATTACGCACTGGCTGGATAGACACGCAAAGAATGAAATCTATGTCACACGTGAGTTGAGCAAGGATTTGCCCTGGGCGGTTGACCTTGCCGATACAGCGAGTGGCCTGATGGCGATTCGCATCTCGGATGTGCGCCAACGTTACATCGTTTGGTTTCGGCCACAGGTCGTGCGCACTGTGACGTGGGCGGGCGAGCCCGGTAAGCCCGCTGGTCCCGAACACTTGACTCCTCGCAAATCGTTCGAGAAATGGCGCGAGATTTTTCATGGCCAAAGCATTGTGTGGACAGAGGCGGAGATAGAATCTGCTCGCGAATTTCTTGCCGCCATTACGACCATCTCGTTGCGGCGCGCGGAAGAAGAGGCAGAGCTTTCCAATGCGCGTTTTGAACAGTTGACGCACGCTCTGCCGGAGAAGATCTTCACTGCGGATGACAGCGGGCGACTGATCTACGTGAATGGCCGTTGGTTGGAGCAGGGGCTTGGCAAGCAGGGTGTCTGGTACGGCGAAGGACGCCTGGAACCCGAGGATCAGACGCGTGTGGAGCGGGTTTGGCAGAATGCTGTACACACTGGCGAGCCATTTGAAGAAGAGGTACGCATCCGTAGCGGCGAACCAAGGACGCTGCGGTGGAACATGGTCCGCGTGGTTCCCTTTCGCCGTAAGAGTGGCGAACGCGCTGGCTGGATTGGCTCTGTGATCGACCTTACAGAACGTCGCGAACGCGAGGCCGCACTGCGCATGACAGAGAAGCTGGCCCTGACCGGCCGCATGACCTCTGTGATTGCGCATGAGATCAACAATCCGTTGGAATCCATTACGAATCTGCTGTTCCTGGTGAGACACGACCTTCCGCAGAACGCGCAGTCCCAGCAGTACCTGGCACAGGCAGAAGGCGAACTGGAACGCATCTCGGGCATCACTCGCCAGACGCTCCGCTGGAGCCGTGAAAATTCGCAGGGAGCAGAGATCTTCGTAGCTGGGGTTCTGTTCTCTGAGGTACTGAGACTGTTCCGGGGAAAGATACTGAACCGCAATGTGACCGCGACCGTCCGTGAGGGACAGGACATGTCCGTATTCGGCATTGTGGGGCAGATCCGCCAGGTGATCGCCAATCTTGTTTCAAATGCTGTGGACGCAGCCCGACTTGGCGGTAACGTTTGGCTTGAAGCGCGTTCACTCAACAATGGCGGTGTAGAACTCATTGTGGGTGATGACGGCGTGGGTATGACGGAAGAACAGCAGCGCCAACTCTTCGAACCGTTCTTCTCCACGAAGGGCGACCTTGGCAACGGCCTGGGACTGTACATCTCTGAAGAGATTGTGGAACGGCATGGGGGAGCCATTCGCTGCACGAGCGCTCCTGGCGAAGGGTCAGTGTTTTGTGTCTCGTTGCCGTCGGCTCCAGCTGGGGCCACAACGAATCGCGCCTCGGCGGAAGCATGA
- a CDS encoding biliverdin-producing heme oxygenase, which yields MDTVFLRNQTRDEHNATEGTVPLMDPSLTLPRYGDALRRMYRIVRAWDSWADAHAPGDLRPILHTRRRASLLADDLTTLGFPTPSDEEVPHQRMESTAVAGEARAVFLGRMYVMEGSTLGGQLLARHVEEQLGLSEGAGDSYFRGYGEATGERWRQFKSFLEELPDEQADTVVASAKNMFALFGEAMSQTI from the coding sequence ATGGATACCGTTTTCCTCCGCAATCAGACCCGAGATGAGCACAACGCTACAGAAGGCACCGTACCGTTGATGGATCCGTCGCTGACGCTGCCCCGATACGGCGACGCCCTGAGGCGCATGTATCGGATTGTTCGTGCGTGGGATAGCTGGGCGGATGCCCATGCCCCCGGTGATCTCCGCCCTATTCTGCACACGCGCCGCCGGGCCAGCTTGCTGGCGGACGACCTGACAACGCTTGGGTTTCCCACACCTTCGGACGAGGAAGTGCCGCATCAACGCATGGAATCGACCGCGGTGGCAGGCGAGGCTCGCGCTGTTTTCCTTGGGCGGATGTACGTGATGGAAGGCTCCACGCTGGGTGGTCAGCTTCTGGCTCGGCACGTGGAAGAGCAATTGGGCCTTTCCGAAGGCGCGGGTGACAGCTACTTCCGCGGCTATGGCGAAGCTACGGGCGAACGCTGGCGGCAGTTCAAATCATTTTTGGAAGAGTTGCCGGATGAGCAGGCAGATACAGTAGTGGCTAGCGCTAAAAACATGTTTGCGCTCTTTGGGGAAGCGATGTCGCAAACAATCTAA
- a CDS encoding cold-shock protein, which produces MEQGNVKWFNDAKGFGFISRDNGEDVFVHHTAIQAQGFRSLQEGQRVSFNVVKGPKGWQAENVQPV; this is translated from the coding sequence ATGGAACAGGGTAATGTGAAGTGGTTCAACGACGCTAAGGGTTTTGGATTCATCTCGCGCGACAACGGCGAGGATGTATTCGTTCACCACACCGCAATTCAGGCTCAGGGTTTCCGCTCGCTGCAGGAAGGCCAGCGCGTGAGCTTCAACGTGGTGAAGGGACCGAAGGGCTGGCAGGCTGAGAACGTACAGCCCGTCTAA
- a CDS encoding murein L,D-transpeptidase yields the protein MQTYARRLALVLAFTLLPLSGCKRTHQIIHHATSSEPDYTPQILADITPGHIDGMKYPDFTDIQAQVNNLYDMRDVDALWVKSGKPTAQADTMLQEFSNAMQRGLRPEDYDASRWDERVANLKSPEGAALFDVALTVNAIRYLNDLHEGRTNPAHFTFGVKGYNEKKIDAVTILNTQIIDASDVTAAVDAAEPQSLQYKALKTGLKKYLDLVPQDHSDPLPEMNPNAKSIAITAGYPALQSLQQKLTLLGDYSGDANATASSADLTEALKHFQHRHGLNEDGKLGSATIDALNTPVTARVTQIVDSMERWRWLNDDYQNAAIIVNLPEFELRAFEGTGNDHHEVFRMNVVDGKSDDDTHHTPVIADQMKYLVFRPYWNVPPSIARKEIIPHMQKQPGYLSAKNYETVDLKGNVVSPNIAAIDKGTQMVRQKAGTSNSLGLVKFMFPNQFNVYLHDTNEKALFTRTRRDYSHGCVRLQDPPKMANWLLRDNSKWDEDSIADAMNDGQDNKTVLLPKPIPVVVFYGTAWSDDGEMHFFRDMYGYDDDLEKTLNGGRPYPQKPMKAVTEKDA from the coding sequence ATGCAGACTTACGCTCGTCGACTTGCTCTTGTACTTGCCTTCACTCTTCTTCCCCTTTCCGGCTGCAAACGCACGCACCAGATCATTCATCACGCCACCAGCAGTGAACCGGATTACACGCCGCAAATTCTTGCGGATATTACGCCGGGGCACATCGACGGGATGAAGTATCCAGACTTCACCGACATTCAGGCGCAGGTGAACAACCTGTATGACATGCGTGATGTGGATGCTCTGTGGGTGAAGAGTGGAAAGCCCACCGCTCAGGCAGATACGATGCTGCAGGAGTTTTCGAACGCGATGCAGCGCGGTCTGCGTCCGGAAGACTATGACGCCAGCCGATGGGATGAGCGTGTGGCGAATTTGAAATCGCCCGAGGGCGCTGCGCTGTTTGATGTAGCGCTCACCGTCAATGCAATTCGGTATCTCAACGACCTGCACGAGGGCCGCACGAATCCTGCGCACTTCACCTTTGGCGTGAAGGGTTACAACGAGAAGAAGATCGATGCGGTCACGATCCTGAACACGCAGATCATTGACGCTTCCGATGTCACCGCTGCAGTGGATGCTGCGGAGCCGCAGTCGCTGCAATACAAGGCGTTGAAGACGGGGTTGAAGAAGTACCTTGATCTGGTTCCGCAGGATCACTCAGATCCTCTGCCTGAGATGAATCCGAACGCGAAGTCCATTGCGATTACAGCGGGCTATCCTGCTCTACAGTCGTTGCAGCAGAAGCTGACTTTGCTGGGCGACTACAGCGGCGATGCGAATGCCACCGCTTCGTCGGCGGATCTGACGGAAGCGCTGAAGCACTTTCAGCATCGTCATGGTTTGAATGAAGATGGCAAGCTTGGCAGCGCCACGATTGATGCGTTGAATACGCCGGTTACTGCGCGGGTTACGCAGATCGTGGACTCGATGGAGCGTTGGCGCTGGCTGAATGATGACTATCAGAATGCCGCGATCATCGTGAACCTGCCAGAGTTTGAGTTGCGCGCGTTTGAAGGCACAGGCAACGATCATCACGAAGTGTTCCGCATGAATGTGGTGGACGGAAAGAGCGATGACGACACGCACCACACGCCTGTGATTGCTGACCAGATGAAGTATCTGGTCTTCCGTCCCTACTGGAATGTGCCGCCGTCGATTGCGCGCAAAGAGATCATTCCGCATATGCAGAAGCAGCCGGGATATCTGAGCGCGAAGAACTACGAGACGGTGGATCTGAAGGGCAACGTAGTTTCACCGAACATTGCTGCGATCGATAAGGGTACGCAGATGGTGCGGCAAAAGGCAGGCACTTCGAACTCACTGGGATTGGTGAAGTTTATGTTCCCGAACCAGTTCAACGTGTATCTGCATGACACGAATGAGAAGGCGTTGTTCACACGCACGCGTCGCGACTACTCACATGGTTGCGTTCGTTTGCAGGACCCGCCGAAGATGGCGAACTGGTTGCTGCGCGATAACTCGAAATGGGATGAAGATTCGATTGCTGACGCTATGAACGATGGTCAGGACAACAAGACGGTGTTGTTGCCCAAGCCCATTCCGGTTGTGGTTTTCTACGGCACGGCATGGAGCGACGATGGCGAGATGCACTTCTTCCGCGATATGTACGGCTATGACGATGACCTGGAGAAGACGCTGAACGGTGGACGGCCTTATCCACAGAAGCCGATGAAGGCAGTGACAGAGAAGGACGCATAA
- a CDS encoding glycine zipper domain-containing protein, protein MNTFGKKVSGLVLGGVMVLGTAAPLVVSQNANAQHHDSRYYYRDSHGNWHKRHSGIGTGKGALIGGGAGAGIGALAGGGKGALIGGALGAGGGALLGHANEEKRHRDEARYDSYGRRY, encoded by the coding sequence ATGAATACTTTCGGAAAGAAAGTCTCGGGTCTGGTTCTGGGCGGTGTAATGGTGCTGGGTACGGCGGCTCCTTTAGTGGTGTCGCAGAATGCAAATGCACAACATCACGATTCGCGTTATTACTATCGCGACAGCCACGGAAACTGGCATAAACGTCACAGCGGCATTGGCACCGGCAAAGGTGCATTGATCGGCGGTGGCGCCGGTGCGGGCATTGGCGCATTGGCAGGTGGCGGTAAGGGCGCGCTGATCGGTGGTGCTCTGGGTGCGGGCGGCGGTGCCCTGCTGGGGCACGCAAATGAAGAAAAGCGCCATAGAGATGAAGCGCGTTACGATTCTTACGGCCGTCGCTACTAA
- a CDS encoding Gfo/Idh/MocA family protein, whose protein sequence is MGLLDRFRSSKAASEGKFGFAVVGLGHIAKPFLEELRGSLTCRVSAVVSGDPAKASAIAKKYSADATYSYADFDRIADNPSIDAVYLALPVSLHREYTERAAAAGKHVLCEKPMASTSADAEAMIAACRNAGVRLGIAYRCPHTMPHQHLRELIRQGTFGPQSSLRIESGFGFKLKSGWRDKGSLAGGGSLWDVGIYPLNAARFLLGEEPIAVEEASATCDANGMEREVRWTSVFPSGARAVCVSSYERDISDTLRITGEFGSAFMAPAFRWQEPYRIRGKVHNPSYGRPMEIKVRELDFPEFRLEAEELAAAVRENRDTIAPGEDGLKDLRIMEMIYHAVNVPGF, encoded by the coding sequence ATGGGTCTGCTGGATCGTTTTCGTTCCTCAAAAGCTGCTTCTGAAGGGAAATTCGGCTTTGCCGTGGTTGGGTTGGGTCATATTGCCAAGCCTTTTCTGGAAGAACTCCGTGGTTCACTCACATGCCGTGTGTCGGCGGTGGTCAGTGGCGACCCCGCAAAAGCGAGCGCCATCGCGAAGAAATATAGTGCCGATGCCACCTATTCTTATGCTGACTTTGACCGGATCGCTGACAATCCGTCGATAGATGCCGTGTACCTGGCGCTGCCCGTCAGCCTGCACCGCGAATACACAGAGCGCGCCGCAGCAGCAGGGAAGCATGTGTTGTGCGAGAAGCCCATGGCTTCCACCTCCGCCGACGCGGAAGCGATGATCGCCGCGTGCCGCAACGCAGGCGTACGACTGGGCATTGCCTATCGCTGCCCGCACACCATGCCGCACCAGCATCTGCGCGAACTGATCAGGCAGGGCACCTTTGGCCCGCAGTCATCGTTGCGTATCGAAAGCGGATTTGGATTCAAGCTTAAATCCGGCTGGCGTGACAAGGGCTCTCTCGCCGGCGGTGGATCTCTCTGGGATGTAGGGATTTATCCCCTGAACGCGGCGCGCTTTCTGTTGGGTGAAGAACCCATCGCCGTGGAAGAGGCGTCCGCCACCTGCGACGCAAATGGCATGGAGCGTGAGGTGCGGTGGACAAGCGTGTTTCCGTCGGGCGCGCGCGCAGTCTGCGTCTCTTCGTATGAGCGGGACATCTCCGACACCCTGCGGATCACCGGGGAGTTCGGCAGCGCGTTCATGGCGCCTGCCTTCCGCTGGCAGGAACCGTATCGCATTCGGGGTAAGGTCCATAACCCGTCTTACGGCCGTCCCATGGAAATTAAGGTTCGTGAGTTGGATTTCCCGGAGTTCCGGCTGGAAGCTGAAGAGCTAGCCGCTGCCGTGCGTGAGAACCGGGACACCATTGCGCCAGGGGAAGATGGATTAAAGGATTTGCGTATTATGGAAATGATTTATCATGCAGTGAATGTCCCCGGTTTCTAA
- a CDS encoding RNA polymerase sigma factor: MAVTLHADVLKFAIREQVSVVTELDDIDTLARNYRPRLLRFVMASVRDEDLADTIVQDALLKAYRNRAGFRGDCSLNTWLTGIAVNLIRDHARTQKFKFWKKAGASSVDASEMANHLRSSGSSPEGTLLAREQALQVHQAMEGLSPNQRTVFLLRFIEEMDLAEIAEVMNMPVNTVKTHLHRAVKSVRARVGGQRV, from the coding sequence ATGGCGGTTACACTTCATGCCGACGTGTTGAAATTTGCAATCCGGGAACAGGTTTCTGTCGTCACCGAGCTGGACGACATCGACACGCTGGCGCGGAACTACCGTCCTCGGCTCCTGCGCTTCGTTATGGCCAGCGTGCGGGACGAGGATCTGGCAGACACGATCGTGCAGGACGCTCTGCTGAAGGCTTACCGCAATCGTGCCGGTTTCCGCGGCGATTGCAGCCTGAACACCTGGCTCACGGGCATCGCGGTGAATCTGATCCGGGACCACGCGCGTACGCAGAAGTTCAAGTTCTGGAAGAAGGCTGGCGCGTCCTCGGTGGACGCCAGCGAAATGGCAAACCACCTGCGCAGCAGCGGCTCTTCCCCGGAAGGCACGCTGCTGGCACGCGAGCAGGCCCTGCAGGTGCATCAGGCGATGGAGGGACTTTCGCCAAATCAGCGCACCGTCTTCCTCCTTCGTTTCATCGAAGAGATGGACCTTGCTGAAATTGCCGAAGTAATGAATATGCCGGTAAATACGGTGAAAACACACCTGCATCGCGCGGTAAAATCCGTTCGGGCACGTGTAGGAGGGCAACGGGTATGA
- a CDS encoding glutathione peroxidase, translated as MAFDLYSIPLTRMDGTVTTLGEYRGKVLLIVNVASKCGLTPQYDALEKTYKRYHDAGFEVLGFPANDFAGQEPGSNDDIQQFCRSTFGVDFPMFSKITVVGPSKHPLYAAMIEAQPSSEGAGKQAMVDGLVKFGVKPNEEPELLWNFEKFLLSREGAPVARFSPDTLPDSPVLTQAIERELAKR; from the coding sequence ATGGCTTTCGATCTGTATTCCATTCCTCTGACACGCATGGATGGCACCGTCACCACGCTGGGTGAATATCGCGGCAAGGTGCTGCTGATTGTGAATGTCGCCTCAAAGTGCGGCCTGACGCCCCAGTACGATGCGTTGGAAAAGACCTACAAGCGTTATCACGATGCCGGATTTGAGGTTCTGGGCTTTCCTGCGAACGACTTCGCAGGCCAGGAGCCAGGTTCTAACGACGACATTCAACAATTCTGTCGCAGCACCTTTGGTGTGGACTTCCCCATGTTCTCGAAGATCACCGTCGTGGGGCCTTCGAAGCATCCGCTCTATGCAGCCATGATCGAAGCTCAGCCCAGCTCAGAAGGCGCAGGCAAACAAGCGATGGTGGATGGTCTGGTCAAATTCGGCGTAAAGCCAAATGAGGAGCCCGAGCTCCTCTGGAACTTTGAGAAGTTCCTGTTGAGCCGTGAAGGCGCGCCAGTGGCACGCTTCTCGCCCGACACTCTGCCCGATTCGCCTGTTCTTACACAGGCCATCGAACGTGAACTAGCGAAGCGTTAA
- a CDS encoding DUF882 domain-containing protein has product MNLSSRTSRTLAIAFTTLSTLGIAAGARAVSAAEEVPVTPVTKTATAKPTLAEAFHLRMHHLHTGENIDVEYKTDGEYDLGGIAKLNHFLRDHRTQDTADYDPREFDLLHALLVKLGKPEATIDIVCGYRTPWSNNFLRTRSASTGVAEHSQHMLSKAIDIRIPGVSTLALRNAALSLGMGGVGYYPTSQFVHVDVGPVRQWQFGGRSLQTASRKGSHRSRRA; this is encoded by the coding sequence TTGAACCTTTCTTCGCGCACCAGTCGTACGCTTGCTATTGCCTTCACAACTCTCTCGACACTTGGAATTGCCGCAGGCGCACGTGCAGTTAGCGCCGCGGAAGAAGTTCCTGTAACGCCCGTCACCAAGACGGCTACGGCAAAGCCCACACTGGCTGAAGCGTTCCACCTGCGGATGCACCACCTGCACACAGGAGAGAACATCGACGTGGAATACAAGACCGACGGAGAGTATGACCTGGGCGGCATTGCGAAGCTGAACCACTTTCTTCGCGACCACCGTACGCAGGACACCGCTGACTACGACCCGCGCGAGTTTGATCTACTGCACGCACTTCTGGTGAAGCTGGGCAAGCCAGAGGCAACGATCGACATTGTCTGCGGGTACCGCACACCGTGGTCTAACAACTTCCTGCGTACGCGTTCGGCTTCAACGGGCGTGGCAGAGCATTCGCAGCACATGCTGTCCAAGGCGATTGATATTCGGATTCCCGGCGTCAGCACGCTGGCCCTGCGCAATGCAGCTCTGTCACTTGGCATGGGCGGCGTGGGTTATTACCCCACCAGCCAGTTCGTCCACGTAGATGTGGGTCCGGTACGCCAATGGCAATTTGGTGGCCGCTCGCTACAGACCGCTTCGCGTAAGGGTTCGCATCGCAGCCGTCGCGCTTAA
- a CDS encoding Ig-like domain-containing protein: protein MLLQSWIRAIAALAVTVGCFSLTGCSGFFFGTGVTVTLTPSATNAVSGTSITLTSTVAAADPAAQKSQGTPAGSVDFYDGSTDLGTGTLNSGTATLAVTTLAVGTHTVYAMFDGSSSYNQGTSPSKTITITSSGSSLTATSTTLSLSASSIATGGSVTMSATVSPTAASGSVNFYNGSTLLGSGTLASGTASFTTTALPTGSDSITATYEGDTTYASSTSSAVTVTVN, encoded by the coding sequence ATGCTTTTGCAATCGTGGATTCGTGCCATTGCGGCGCTGGCTGTGACTGTGGGCTGTTTTTCGCTCACGGGTTGCAGTGGTTTTTTCTTTGGCACCGGCGTCACCGTCACGTTGACGCCTTCTGCAACCAACGCCGTCTCTGGCACTAGCATCACGCTCACGTCTACTGTGGCGGCTGCTGACCCGGCAGCGCAGAAATCGCAGGGAACTCCTGCGGGAAGCGTCGACTTCTATGACGGCAGCACGGACCTGGGAACAGGAACACTTAACAGCGGAACCGCTACCCTTGCGGTAACTACGTTGGCCGTGGGTACTCACACGGTATACGCAATGTTTGATGGTTCGTCGTCTTATAACCAAGGCACATCGCCGAGCAAGACCATCACCATCACCTCCAGCGGCAGCAGCCTTACGGCTACGTCGACGACTCTTAGCCTTTCCGCAAGCAGCATCGCAACCGGAGGCTCAGTGACCATGTCGGCAACCGTGTCTCCCACCGCGGCTTCGGGCAGCGTTAATTTTTACAACGGCTCCACGCTGTTGGGTTCTGGCACGTTGGCCAGCGGAACGGCAAGTTTCACAACAACGGCATTGCCCACAGGAAGCGACTCGATCACGGCCACCTATGAAGGTGACACGACGTACGCTTCCAGCACTTCAAGCGCCGTCACCGTAACGGTGAACTAA